In Ruminococcaceae bacterium BL-4, one DNA window encodes the following:
- a CDS encoding Uracil-DNA glycosylase has product MQETNIIYHYDGSFNGCICCVFDAFYRRENPIKILFKEERQVTLFPTHEVQTDFSHAKRVLNALYEKVSPKVVRFIEEGFLSCEPEKEKLILETIRRAFQDGANVLNNLTDDSVGKLYRAVKFLKNETHLLCGFVRFSEQNHTLCAVISPKNRVLPLLAPHFCRRYPEEHFLIYDQTHQEAILYQPYESILIPLENFQAFPADEEEKNFRALWKCFYDTIAIEGRLNPKCRMNHMPKRYWSHLTELQEQGENFNEKHPEKTLSLKN; this is encoded by the coding sequence ATGCAGGAAACAAACATTATTTATCACTATGATGGAAGCTTTAACGGTTGCATTTGCTGTGTATTTGATGCATTTTACCGCAGAGAAAATCCAATAAAAATTCTTTTTAAAGAGGAAAGACAGGTTACTTTATTTCCAACGCACGAAGTGCAAACGGACTTTTCTCATGCGAAACGTGTCTTAAATGCACTTTATGAAAAGGTATCTCCCAAAGTGGTTCGGTTTATAGAAGAAGGATTCTTGTCCTGTGAACCGGAAAAAGAGAAATTGATTTTGGAAACGATCCGCAGAGCTTTTCAGGATGGTGCAAATGTTTTAAACAATCTTACAGATGACTCAGTCGGAAAGCTTTACCGCGCTGTTAAATTTTTGAAAAATGAAACTCATCTTTTGTGCGGATTTGTGCGGTTCTCAGAGCAGAACCATACTCTTTGTGCTGTGATTTCTCCTAAAAATCGAGTGTTGCCGCTTTTAGCACCACATTTTTGCAGGCGTTATCCCGAAGAACATTTCCTAATTTATGACCAAACGCATCAAGAAGCAATTCTTTATCAGCCTTATGAATCAATTTTAATTCCATTGGAGAACTTTCAAGCTTTTCCGGCCGATGAGGAAGAAAAAAATTTCAGAGCCCTTTGGAAGTGCTTTTATGATACTATTGCAATTGAAGGGCGGTTAAATCCAAAGTGCCGAATGAATCATATGCCCAAGCGATATTGGAGCCACCTGACAGAATTACAGGAACAGGGAGAGAATTTTAACGAAAAGCATCCTGAAAAAACGCTTTCGCTCAAAAATTAG
- a CDS encoding Manganese-dependent inorganic pyrophosphatase — MPNTDVRRKVNVIGHQHPDTDSICSAIAYAYLKKKLGINAEARRAGLLNRETEFVLKYFGVKSPRLCTDVSPQVKDIDIRCQPGVDGNMSLKSAWMLMRSVEIDTLCITNSQKELLGIITIRDIATANMDLLDTAVLSKAHTPYRNVVQTLEGKMILGDENAVIDKGNIFIGAATPDAMEEYVEEGDMVILSNRYESQLCAIECGAGCIIICGGLAAPKTIVARATEKGCRIITTPHPIYDVAKLISQAAPISHYMTKDNISKFNLNTPVEDAHKVMASVRFRYFPVLNDNGLYCGVISRRNLLNVHRKQIILVDHNEKTQAVDGLDQAEILEIIDHHRLKAVETMNPVYFRNVPMGCTCTIVYQMFHENNVEIPKEIAGLLLSAILSDTLMFRSPTCTPVDKAVAEELAKAANINIPQYAEQMFEAGADLTGKNAEEIFLSDFKIFSRGDVRFGVGQGTYMTKKSKIAAKKLVGPYLSEAAAYQGIPMIFYMFTDVPGESTDLMFTGPHAAAIIEKAFHVKPQGDCAVLPGLMSRKKQLIPPLMAAIQEEMQ, encoded by the coding sequence ATGCCCAATACCGATGTCCGCCGTAAGGTGAATGTAATCGGTCACCAACATCCTGATACAGATTCCATCTGTTCTGCGATTGCATATGCTTATTTAAAGAAAAAACTTGGGATCAACGCTGAAGCACGCCGTGCTGGTCTTTTAAATCGAGAAACTGAATTTGTTTTGAAATATTTTGGTGTCAAATCCCCTAGACTTTGCACTGATGTCAGCCCTCAGGTAAAAGATATCGACATTCGTTGTCAGCCAGGAGTGGACGGTAACATGTCGCTAAAGTCTGCATGGATGTTGATGCGCAGCGTAGAAATTGACACACTCTGCATTACGAATTCCCAAAAAGAACTTCTTGGCATTATTACTATTCGGGATATTGCAACCGCCAATATGGATTTATTAGATACTGCTGTTCTTTCCAAAGCGCATACCCCTTATAGAAATGTTGTACAAACCCTGGAAGGCAAAATGATTCTCGGTGATGAAAATGCCGTGATTGACAAGGGCAATATCTTTATTGGAGCCGCTACACCAGACGCCATGGAAGAATACGTCGAAGAAGGCGATATGGTCATCCTTTCCAACCGTTATGAAAGTCAACTGTGCGCTATTGAATGCGGTGCAGGATGTATTATCATCTGTGGCGGTCTCGCCGCTCCAAAAACCATTGTCGCACGTGCAACAGAAAAAGGGTGCAGAATTATTACAACTCCTCATCCTATTTATGACGTTGCAAAATTAATCAGTCAGGCAGCCCCCATCAGTCATTATATGACAAAAGATAATATCAGTAAATTTAATTTGAACACACCGGTTGAAGATGCTCACAAAGTAATGGCCAGTGTTCGGTTCCGCTATTTTCCTGTTTTAAATGACAACGGTCTTTACTGTGGCGTTATCAGCAGACGAAACTTACTGAATGTTCACCGCAAACAAATTATTTTGGTTGACCACAATGAAAAGACACAAGCTGTAGATGGTCTTGACCAAGCAGAGATCCTTGAAATCATCGACCATCATCGTCTAAAGGCTGTAGAAACCATGAATCCGGTCTATTTTCGCAATGTCCCCATGGGATGCACCTGTACGATTGTCTATCAAATGTTTCATGAAAACAATGTGGAAATTCCAAAAGAGATTGCTGGTTTGCTTCTTTCCGCAATTCTTTCGGATACTCTGATGTTCCGCAGCCCAACCTGCACCCCTGTTGACAAAGCAGTAGCCGAAGAACTTGCTAAGGCTGCCAATATCAACATTCCTCAATACGCCGAGCAAATGTTTGAAGCTGGTGCAGATTTAACCGGGAAAAATGCAGAAGAAATTTTTCTATCAGACTTCAAGATTTTCAGTCGTGGAGATGTCCGTTTTGGTGTCGGTCAAGGAACCTATATGACTAAAAAGTCAAAAATTGCCGCTAAAAAGCTGGTTGGCCCTTATTTATCAGAAGCGGCTGCATATCAGGGAATTCCAATGATTTTTTACATGTTTACCGACGTGCCCGGAGAATCAACCGATTTGATGTTCACCGGACCTCACGCTGCTGCGATCATCGAAAAAGCATTTCACGTAAAGCCTCAAGGAGATTGTGCTGTTTTGCCGGGCTTAATGAGTCGCAAAAAGCAATTGATTCCACCTTTAATGGCAGCAATTCAAGAAGAAATGCAATAA
- a CDS encoding protein of unknown function (Evidence 5 : Unknown function), with protein MFSNFTIILRVFALKQGIKKPHQNANKWLSDAVFVWWAI; from the coding sequence ATGTTTTCGAATTTTACCATTATTTTGCGTGTTTTTGCGTTAAAACAGGGTATAAAAAAACCGCACCAGAATGCCAACAAATGGCTATCTGATGCGGTTTTTGTTTGGTGGGCCATCTAG